Proteins encoded by one window of Haliotis asinina isolate JCU_RB_2024 chromosome 6, JCU_Hal_asi_v2, whole genome shotgun sequence:
- the LOC137287759 gene encoding uncharacterized protein → MVQQLGPNDQLAKFDIKSPFRIMPVNPGDFELLSIHFQGQYYFDKCLPFGCSISCSVFEKFSPFLQWHMLRQLPYRQLKHYLDDFLTVGRHGSGECEQNLGTCLTALSDLGVPIAHEKTVAPATCLILHNLEIDTANMKVRIPPGKVSALITTLLSSVPPILSSSANSRGTTIPTSRQPLDPLTREADRLLQVLLASNTWSTYQAGVEALRTFWTTYGIQKTWPVPLDNLVHFIAYLSKTGLAPSTLRTYISGTTFIIS, encoded by the exons ATGGTTCAGCAACTCGGCCCAAATGATCAGCTAGCCAAGTTTGACATCAAATCTCCGTTTAGAATCATGCCAGTCAATCCTGGAGATTTCGAATTGCTTAGTATCCACTTCCAGGGTCAGTATTACTTTGATAAATGTTTGCCATTTGGCTGCTCAATATCATGCTCTGTGTTCGAAAAATTCAGTCCCTTTTTGCAGTGGCACATGCTGAGACAGTTACCCTACAGACAGCTGAAGCACTACCTAGATGACTTCCTCACAGTGGGGCGACACGGTTCCGGGGAGTGTGAACAGAACCTTGGGACATGCCTGACGGCCTTGTCTGATCTTGGTGTGCCAATTGCACACGAGAAAACGGTCGCCCCAGCAACATGTTTGATACTCCATAATCTCGAGATTGACACGGCGAATATGAAAGTCAGAATACCGCCAGGTAAGGTCTCAGCGTTGATAACAACTCTGCTTTCATCAG TACCACCGATTCTGAGCAGCAGCGCCAACAGCAGAGGCACAACCATCCCCACTTCCAGACAACCTTTGGATCCTTTGACAAGGGAGGCTGACAGATTGCTGCAAGTATTACTGGCGAGTAACACATGGTCGACTTACCAAGCTGGAGTCGAGGCACTGCGGACATTCTGGACAACATATGGGATCCAGAAAACATGGCCAGTACCATTAGATAATCTGGTTCATTTCATTGCTTACTTGTCTAAGACAGGGCTTGCACCTAGCACATTAAGAACGTACATCAGCGGTACCACTTTTATTATATCTTGA